The Elgaria multicarinata webbii isolate HBS135686 ecotype San Diego chromosome 1, rElgMul1.1.pri, whole genome shotgun sequence genome includes the window TGGAAAGGACCTTACATTCACTAGACGTaaggagagctttggctttttatAAAGACCGCACTGCTCCGTTTCGAAAATCGCAACGTTTATTCGTTTGCCATGGAGAAAACAAGAAGGGTCAGCCTGTGTCATCTCAAAGGCTCTCCTCTTGGCTGGTCCAGTGCATTACTCTGGCATACCAGCTACAGAGATTGGAACCCCCAACATCGATCAAggggcattccaccagagctgtctcCACATCGTCTGCCTTCCATCGTGGCATCACCGTCCCAgaaatatgcaaggcagcaacGTGGGCTCGACCAATGACGTTTGTGTCACACTACAAACTGGATGTCAGGTCGAGATCAGACTGCTCCTTTGGCAGGGCAGTATTATCATCTGTattcacctaaggacaccaaccctcctccggtgagtaaagcttgctaatcgcccatatgtgtgatgcacagagaccacgaagaagaaggacaggttgcttacctgtaagtgtagttcttcgagtggtcatctgtgcagtcacacaacccacccaccatactcccctcttggtgtccatcAAATGTTACTAATGCTTATCAAGTAGTTTTTTCAGATACACCTAAAGGTATCCATATTCCTCAGACGAGGCCTACaggtctcagaagaactgagggaatctgggtgggagcccctctgcatatgcgcagtagagggggaggggttcccgcccaaaatgcctcttagctatagaagattcttgaagcggggcttcgcgcaggcgcagagcccatatgtgtgactgcacagatgaccactcgaagaaccacagttacaggtaagcaacctgtccttacctttcccccagctagctgggtactcattttactgaccttggaaggatggaaggctgagtcgacctgagccggctgcctgagaaccagcttccgctgggatcgaactcaggccgttgggggagtttcggctgcagtaactgccgcttaccactctgcgccacatgaggctctgcaAAATAAGAGAGGCCATTAAAAAAATCCTGGATTTGCATCTATTTATACAGGTTGTCAAATCCAGCTTTTCTCGTTGCAAGAGTGAGCCTGATGTAGAATTTTGATTTTGTGCAGAAGATGCACAGCTCTGGAAAGCATCCTCTTAAGCCTAGACATCATCTAAAGAAGACGGGTCCTTTTTGTCAGTGGCCAGTGTTGTTTATCTTGTGCTGCCCCTTCTCATGTTTGAAACCAGATAAAggcatgtgcaaatcagcaaaacatgagccGAATTTCGCTGAATTCCATCTCGAAACTTATTCTGAGTCTGTATAAGATTGCGAGCTttgtttctgtgtgtattttaatgcatatttttcccaaatgtacacatcattggtgcacatatttgaaatgtacacattctcctCCCATTTATTAAAGagtatttgtacacatttttcaaaaaaacatgcatttttatgcacatttttcaaatgtttacaagatgtcaaatgcattttttgggGATTTGCAAAGCTcataaatgtatggattttgatcacagattgcatctgactccgtgtttggtccagaaggtgcaaacagggtaaatcctaatcaaaaatgaactgaaacaaatttctcataaatCTCTAGGATAGAGCTGCGTGCATTGGGTAAGATCTCTGTAGGGGAAGAGCTGACGGTTTCCTATGTAGACTTCCTCAACGTCAGTGAAGATAGGAAGCAGCTGTTGAAAAAGCAGTATTATTTTGACTGTACCTGCGAGCACTGTCAAAAAGGAATCAAGGATGATCTGATGTTGGCTGTGAAAGAAGGGAATGAGAAGGTATGTGGCTGACAGTGAAGGCAAGGTTGATTCCTGGACATTTCCAAATGTGAACCTCAGGGGTATGCATCCAATTTCAATCAAAAATCCAACAAGAAAGTGCCAAAATGCAGTCTACTAGTTTTCTGTAAGTGTCCCTGAGCATAGTTAAGCAAGATGTTTTGCAGGGAACCTTGTCCACCATTATGTATCCTTTTGTTGAGAAACCCTTGATGAGCTTCCAAGGAAACCAATGGTTCCCCATTGGCCGTGgtagctggggatggtgggagagagtgccagtttggggaaggttgctgtatATAATTGATCCCACTCATGTTGGTCATATTTTTCCTGACATTTTGCAAATAAAAGGGTAACTGGGCTTGCGAACTagatgtttttttgtgggggtggactGATGGGGCAAGAGAAACCAGCATAGTTCCATTGTTTCATCTTGCCTCTTGCAGCCATCTCAGGAAGCGGTGAAGGACACCATCCAGTTCTCCAAGGACACCATGGAAAAAATTGAGACAGCCCGTTCAGAAGGGATATACCATGAGGTAAGTCACAGAAGGCCTGATCCTCTGCTTGCTCCCACTTCCTAATGTTTTGAGGGGGTATAGAAagggccgatgccagactattttgcaccctaggcaaggcgagctacttgcatccCCCCCAAATTGCCCTTAAAGGTCCACAGGATCTGTCCCTAGAATCTGacatggggagaagaggggaaaagacGCGGTTGAGAGGCAGAAGTTTGGAGGACGTCTTGGCAAGAGCGGCGCATATTAAGCTGTGGGGGGTAGGCAGAGGGGGACTCCGGGCGACGCGGAGCCTCTCCTTGCTTGTTTCGCCCTCCCAGCCAGGGAGGCGGCCcaccctggggtggggggctcaggAGCGCCAGCACGGTACCTTCTCCGCCAGTCCAGCCATCCCACGGCACGCCACTCCCAGCTCCAGCGGAGGCTTCCTGCCTGCCAAGCAGACTTGCCGAGCAGGTCCCTGCGGTTGGCTGGCTGGGGCTCCGCCCCCATCAGGCAGAGGGCACTCCCCCTCTGCCCCAAAGGAGCCGTACTGCGACAGGCGCTGGGTGGTCaatactgcgcccctctgaggtctgcgccctaggcggctgcctagttggcctaatggtagtgccggccctgggtATAGAGCAATCTTATCCCATGTTCATGTTAATTTATGGCTAAGGGGCATGTGAGATGTGTTGCTGTAGTGTCATTTTAAAACGTTATTTCCGCACTGTCAGTTTGTTCACCCTCCCATTTACCAATCTGAAAGATGGTCCTCACTGACTGGAGGAAGCAGTGGTAGCATAAAGGCCCCCCTAGTGCTCCAGTGACAAGTCTGCATATAGGAACGCTCTCAAACTATGTACCTGACCCTTTAGGGGAGTGCACCCCATCGCAGAACAGGTTTAACTGTACCTGCACCATCATACAAACCCCAATCAACAGTACCTCTTTCTTGTCTGGATTGACCTTtattttattggccctcatctggACCATCACCTTATTGAATAAAGCCAATTTAGATGTAAAGgataaatagagctgtgtgtcagcAGCATGTAACAGAACGTTACTAGGCCAAAAATCAGTATATGTATTACTGAAAACTGGACTGGAGCCACGATGGGCTCTAGTAAAAACACATCTAGGGTGAAATCACATCTTGGGAAAACCTCTTCCTCCCCCTGCAAAAACATGCTTTTGAAGATCTCATTTTTCTTTGGGCCATATGGCCGGTCGGGTTTTAGCACCAACTAAATACAAATTTTAGCGCCAACTAAAATTCAAGAATACAAATTTGAGTTTTAGCACCAACTAATGAAGAAATTAGCTTCGACACAGGCACTTCAAATATTCTGCTAATTAACCAAGGTTAGGAAGCAGAAAAGGAATATATCAAGAGGTGGAATGGTTTTCAGAAGGCAGAAATACAAGAAGTCCTTGATATCGTTagaccaattcctggaggagaaggctaccaatggctactagttctgatggctacgtgctacctccagtatccgaggctgtATGTGTATGTACATCAGTTGTTCGGGAACATGGGCATGAAGGTGCTGTtgtgttgctctcatgtcctgcttgtggggttcccatcaacagctggttgggtcactgtgtaaacagaatgctggactagaaagacccttgatctgatccaggatgacgcttctcatgttcttacataGTATGGCTTCCTGAACGGGGATTCATTTAGCTCCACGTTCCTCAACCTGGTAATTTCCAGATGTATTTTGACTacaattccattattattattattattattattattattattattattattatttatttatatagcaccatcaatgtacatggtgctgtacagagtaaaacagtaaatagcaagaccctgccgcataggcttacaatctaataaaatcatagtaaaacaataaggaggggaagagaatgcaaacaggtacagggtagggtaagcaggcacagggtagggtaaaactaacagtagaaagtaacagtagacgtctgcacaacatcaagttttaaaagctttaggaaaaagaaaagtttttagttgagctttaaaagctgtggttgaacttgtagttctcaaatgttctggaagagcgttccaggcgtaaggggcagcagacgaaaatggacgaagccgagcaagggaagtagaggcccttgggcaggcgagaaacatggcatcagaggagcgaagagcacgagcggggcaatagtgtgagatgagataggaaggagctagaccgtgaaaagctttgaaggttaacaggagaagtttatattggattctgaagtgaattggaagccaatgaagagatttcagaagcggagtaacatggtcggagcggcgagctaagaagatgatctttgcggcagagtggtgaacagaaaccaacggactgatgtgagaagaaggaaggccagagagaagaaggttgcagtagtccaaccgtgaaataaccagtgcatgaacaagcgtcttggcagaagagacagacttcAACTTCAGGCAGtagcatgctagctggggatgatgggaattgaaatttaatatatctggagggtgccagattgggcaAGGTTGATCTAGCATGCTCTCATAGGGTCAGTTTTGAATGGGTAGATGTTCTATCAACATTTGCCAAAAAGGACTTTCTTTTTCACAGTTATTTCTAATGAGCAATGGGGTATTTTGATTATATGAAGTAGGTGGTTACTGAAACAGGCCATATATGCTATCACAGCCCTATCACAGCTCTGCATTGCAGAGTCAGAACATTCCATGATGTTCCTCTCTTTGTTGATTTTGCTCTCTGTACTTGTCCTAGGTTGTAAAGCTGTGCCGAGGGTGTTTGGAGAAGCAGGAACCAGTGCTGGGGGAGACAAACCTTCACCTGCTCCGGATCCTCAGCATCTTGTCAGAAGTTCTTTCTTACCTCCAGCTCTTTGATGAGGCAGCTAGTTACTCGAAACAGATGGTGGATGGTTACGTGTATGTGACAAAACTTCCACCTTTTCCTGACTTTTCAGTAATACAATTAATATATCCAGTAACTCCTATTTTTacaagcctcgtgtggtgcagagtggtaagcggcagttactgcagccaaaactctccccacggcctgagttcgatcccaggggaagctggttctcaggcagacggctcaggttgactcagccttccatccttccgaggttggtaaaatgagtacccagctagctgggggaaaggtagctgcgactggggaaggcaatggcgaaccatcccgctacaaagtctgccaagaaaacgtcagcgaaagcaggcgtccctctaggagtcagcaatgactcaagtgcttgcccgagaggttcctttcctttctcttcctatTTTTACCCAAATACGCTATCAAAATATCCATAATCGAAagaggtgtgtttgtgtgagagagagacagagagagaggaatagAAGCCAATCTTCATTTAGATGGAAGCAAGTAATACAATCTACTATCAGTGTGGGGACTAACCCCGTCTCATGGCTATGGTGACTTCAGCGTCTGCACTAGAAAGTAGGCTTCCTTACCTCTCCAACTGCAACCCAGATCGAAGCCTCTTTACTTAATCCCATGCAAATTAATGAGAGCCATTGCTGAAGATCTAGCCTATCCAGAAATAGCACCGTCTTTGATTCCGTTTTTGTTCATAGTGGTTCATGCCATTGAGGCCCCATTCTTAGTAGAACATCCTAGGAAACCAGCAGCAGCCTTCAAGTACTGCTTCCTGGGATGCTTTGGGGATGCTCTAAGAATGAAGTTTctgtggcaggaaccatagagcctgttcctaaagtgtttttcccctccccttgttAGCTGTTTTTTTTCTGGGGGTTTGAGGGGGTTCCTGCAGGCCTCATATTTTGCACCCCTAGTCCAAAGGCACAATGTCTTGCAGATGGGAGACCAGCTGGGCACCCCCACATATGCCATCTTGTGACTGAtcaaaggtgggatttaaatgtatTGCTTACGTGCCTAATTTACATTCTGCAGGAGCCGGCCTGGCCCTGCACTTTGCCCTTCTCACAGTAATgccctcaatttatttatttatttatttatttatttattacatttctataccgcccaatagccaaagctctctgggcggttcacaaaaattaaaaccatgaagagcataaaaacaaccaacaatttaaaacacaaatacaaaatacaatataaaaagcacaaccaggataaaaccacaacagcaaaaattgatataggttaaaatatgagattaaaacagcaacatttaaatttaagttaaattgggtgttaaaatactgagaaaataaaaaggtcttcagctgacgacaaaaggaaaacaatgtaggcgccaagtgagcctctctggggagctcgttccacagccggggtgccacagcaaagaaagccctcctcgtagtagccacctgcctcccttccttcggcaggggctcacggagaaggggctcctgtggatgatcttaaggtccgggcaggcacatatgggaggaggcgttccttcaaataacctggccccaaaccgtttagggctttgaatgttagtaccagcactatGAATCGGGCccaaacctggactggcagctaatgaagttgtagaaggactgacgTGATAGgactcaccggccagtccctgttagtaaccatgctgccctgttttgtaccatctGAAGtctctggaccgttttcaaaggcagcccctggTTCAGTGATGAATGAATAAGGCAACTGAGTGGAATATCTTCCCTTCTGACATTTTCTGACCCAGCCCTTCCCAAATCCAATGAAGCATTGCCTTAAGGTGGCTGGAAATGCAGGCAAACCTATGTGGAACTTGTAAATATTGATTTGCCAATGTAAAGTTGCTTTTTCTTTTGCGCCTCTCCCCCCAGGAAACTTTACCATCCAAACAATGCCCAGCTTGGGATGGCCCTCATGAGAGCAGGAGTGACACACTGGCACGCTGGCCTCATTGAAGTGGGGCATGGCATGATTTGCAAAGCATATGCTATTCTTCTGGTGACGCAtggctccacccaccccattaCCAAGGATTTGGAGGTAAGTGGCCACAATGGTAGGGTGAAGATCCAACTGGAGCTTGTTTTGCCATATTCAGAGATCATTCACATGAAGAGAAATTATGCTGAAGAGCCTTGGAATTGGATCTGCTCAGTCCTTACTCCATGGGGCAAACTGTTTGTAAATCGTGTCCATTAGCTATAGCCATGCAGCTTTGGGTCACGTCCGTGCCAAGGATTGCTTGGGCTTGCAATCTTTTTAGGGTTGTCAAATAGAGCAGTCCTCAATGCACAAACTGTGCTCTATTAGTAAGGTGAGCAATGAAATCTTTCATTTAAAGAAAATCTTAGAAGCCAGGAGTGATTGAATAAGACAGGAATGGGCAATATGTATTTCTAGAGAATACATATCTTGAAGTATGACATGGTGAAAATGTTAGCCATTTGTGATCAGAACAGGGCTTTGAAGTTGAAGGGCTTCCCCATAGGTTACCAGTAGGATTGGATCCTGACTACCAGAACGGAATTGTATATATCATGGCCCCCTCCTTGGTTTCTCTCCCTTCAGGCGATGCGTATTCAATCTGAGATGGAGTTGCGGATGTTCCAGCAGAACGAATTTATGTATTACAAGATGAGAGAGGCAGCTCTGCAGAATCAGCAGATCCAGGTTATGCCTGAGCCCACCAATGAGATTTCACCTGGCATCTTCCAGAAGAAGCAATAACAGGTTCCTTTGTAGCCTGGAGATGTGTCGTCATAGCCCTGCGCCTGGTGCCCCATCCGCCCTTTCACTTCTGAACAGAAGCAAGGGTCAGGCCAAGGAAAGTAGGGTTTCATTCCCAGGGTTTGGTTCTCCTCAGGACAGCTCCAGACAGATATCATTTTTCTATATACCCAGCATGTTGGTTCACAGATATTTCACCGAAAATGTCAAAACCTCTCttcactaacaacaacaacaacaacaacaacaaataaaacgATTACAATAACGCTTAGCTTCAACCCTTATTTCATTCAGGTGGGGCTGGGTCATGCACACAAAAGCATCATTTTGCCCGTTTATATGTACATCTGGGGACAGTGCTGAAACAGTGTGCCAGGAGGGCCAGAGCATTCAGAGAGGGAGAAGGTAAgtatgttccccaccccccatcaatGTCTGGAACCttcttcatagaaccatagaatagcagagtcggaaggggcctacaaggccatcgagtccaaccccctgctcaatgcaggaatccaccctaaagcatccctgacagatgcttgtccagctgcctcttgaaggcctctagtgtgggagagcccacaacccccctaggtcactggttccattgtcgtactaccaCTTCTGGATTATAGTCCTACTCCTTGAGGAATAAAttttcctcaaattcccaaacagttcatcttctttctttctttctctctttccttccttccttctttccttccttggaAAAATGAGACTTGAGGTGCTTAGTAGTCTTGTCTATTTGTGTTTGATGGCTACATTTCTTTTAAGATTGCAGCCATCCAGCTTTCTAAAGTAATCAATAAGCTTATGCTCATGTTAACTTAGGTTGctttcagggggggaaatgcattttccACATAATTATTTTGTGTGAGAATTTGAGAGGGCCCGCTTTAGTGAATTCTGTCACTGAATATCAAGTAGGGATTTAGGATAAATGTGTCACTGTAACTAGTGGATACTGTCAACTTCAAAGAGCTTGTTTAGAGTATATacagaatttctttctttctttctttcttttttaaaaaaactaactaaTGAAATTTAGAAGGAGAGTAGAATACAAATGACATTTGTATTTGGCAATATCCCCTGATTTTGCAGGGTCAGAAAAGGTCGCACTTAACGTGTGAGGGAATTTGATCCTAGTGGTGGAGACAGAGAGAGCCCAAAGAAAATCTGTCAGCAGAGCAAAGCTGGAGTccaggggaaaggagggaggcaATAAATGACACCCAGCTCTCAGCAGGTTTAAACAACTAGCCACGACTTTTACTGGTTAGAGATTGAATCGATCTGGCTGGGGAATAGGGCGTGGATCTAGTATTTCGGCAGCTTGTATGCTGACAGATGCTTCGACCTGCAGGAGGGGGAGGTAGGAGTCTTGAGCTCACCATGATGCGAATCATTTTTGTGAGCCCTGGGTGTGTGGCACggttgcctactcctgaactGGGCTGgtccttgctccccaccccacaagatTCCTTAAGTGGATCCCCACCATGGAAAGtgggcaattatttatttatttatttatttattgcatttttataccacccaatagctgaagcatttttataccgcccaatacccttAAAATCCAGCCCAAAGCCTCAAAAGCTTACTTCAATAAAGTTGTGATGTAAGATACAGCAAGAGTATTTGCCACACAACCTGAGAAGAttttttatcctcctcctcctcctcctcctcctcctcctcctcctcctcctcctcctcctcctcccctaacATTACTATTCTTGCTGCAGGGAAGTCAAAAACCCTGCCTTGCCAGGCCAGTTGCAcctgcaggtaaaattccttctctgCCCTGCAGCAGCTAAGCTCTGTCCATAGCAAGATGCGTCACCCTTTGGGGAGTGGAGGTGGAGATGTCTTCTCCAACTTCCAGGTGGGCAGCCTGGGCTGCAATTTATAACACAGTGGCAGACCAGAGGGAGAACGCTCTTCCCCTGGTCTGCCCCTGAAGTCCCTCCTCCCACAGAGCCAATCCCAGCCCCAATTGGCTCCCCAGGCCAACAGCCACCAGAAGGTCGCAGCACCGCTGCAAATTATCACTAACTGCAACATTCCCGCCTCTTGTTCCCTTGCTGCTCATCCTGAAGTCAGGGTTGGCCCTTCCACTTGCAGTCCTATCTCTCATTTGTGTAGATGTGGGCAGAATTATTTGCTTTCCCATCTAAATTCAGACGCCAATAGTAGAAACTAAAGATGAAGGAAGAAAGTCATGCTTCTGTTTTGTCTATAATCGTTtttgagtggaggggggaaatggttcaTTGCAGATGTGAATCCCTGACAAACACTTGCAACATCTGTGTTATGTGTTGCGCCCTCCTTTTTTTCTGATGTAGCTCTTGTGTGTCAACAGCTACATGTCAAGCAGAATTTTGGTAGGTGAAGCTTTAGCTGTCACTGCATTTACATGctgaaaaaaacccacctcctgttgaatcatggaatcatagacgAGTTGGAAGGTGCCATtgggtccaacctcctgctcaatgcaggaatccaacttaaaggcccagtattgggcaaaaggtgggatactactactactactactactactactactactactactactaagaataataataatacagcatccctgacagatggctgtccagctgccgcttgaaggcctctagtgtgggagagcccaccacctccctgggtcactggttccattgttgtacagctctaCAGCTAATCATGCAATTGTTACAGGCAAGGGTTAGggtcagaactttttttttttagcaaccaATGCAGTATATGAATGCTGTGGCACTCTGGTGCTTGCTGACCGTTCGGAAGATGACAAATTTCCTTACTCCAGCTTGTTGCATATCAAAGTAAATGCGGTTGCAACAATGTCATGAATGGAATATTTCGATTGTCAGTGAGCAAAACTTCACTTTGGTTACCTTCCTTGCTCCTTGCTTTTTTTGTCTGCTCTCCTCTGATTCCAATGGTAAGATCagcaaaagtgttttcttttttccctttcttgttCTTGGCACATTTGGACAAACACTGTAAATGATTTCTAGACGATTCTTGATATGGTAGCAAATATTTATTTGCCACCATTTGGcgacaaatatttatttaagatttatatcctgcccttcagagAAATAATAATACCCAGGGTGGTAAGTAATAAAGAACAAAAAGGTTAACAAGATGCTTTTGGAGAACggacaggattgcattgtaaggccCTTATCCAAAGGGAGAAACAACAGACCAATGAGGTGACCATTGGAGCAACAGCTCTAAACCACGTACTGTGACTCCCCACTGCAATAGGCTGAATTCCCAGTGTGTGTCGATCATCATTTTGAAGTAGGTTTGAATAGATCTACTGCCAGGCCTTCAAAACATGTGTATGGAGTTTTAAGCCCATCTATACTGAGAAGGTGAGCGGATCCATCTGCCTTATTTGAACTGTGCATTTCATATCCTGCAGGCTAGATGACGATGATGACAGCAATGGAAACTTTTGTATAAATTTAACTTTATTGTACCACTTTTACACAGCATGTCTAGATTCTCTTACTGATCCTCTTGTAATGAATGTCACCCACACTCAGtgtctggaaaagaaaaacatgagCTTTAACTTCCATGTTCTGCAGATGCTCAACACCCACAAATCTGACTTCACTTTGAAAGATACCTTCCAAACTGAAATAAACCAACTATATtctagttttaaataaaaatgaaaagcccAAGTCAgaaatgcacatgtgtgtgtgtgaaatacaaAGCCATGCAGTGACTACAGGGCAGGATTTGGATGCTGAACCAAATCTCTGGATGGAGAGGAACATCTTTGCTCGGCCATGAAGTGCACTGAGtggcccaggttggagaaggctgaggccgtagctagacctaaggtttatcccaggattgtcctgggtcaaacctgttcatctaagtgccacacagggcatccagcgttcaggcagggacgaacccaggatgatc containing:
- the SMYD1 gene encoding histone-lysine N-methyltransferase SMYD1 isoform X1 — translated: METVEVFSTENKGRGLKAAKEFWAGDVIFAERAYAAVVFDSLTHLVCHTCFKRHAKLHRCGQCKFAHYCDRTCQKDAWVNHKSECSAIKKHGKAPNENIRLAARIMWRIEKEGGGLTEGCLVSIDNLQNHVEHFGEEEKKELRIDVESFLEFWPPESKQFGMQYISHILGVINCNGFTLSDQRGLQAVGVGIFPNLCLANHDCWPNCTVIFNNGNHEAVRSLFHTQMRIELRALGKISVGEELTVSYVDFLNVSEDRKQLLKKQYYFDCTCEHCQKGIKDDLMLAVKEGNEKPSQEAVKDTIQFSKDTMEKIETARSEGIYHEVVKLCRGCLEKQEPVLGETNLHLLRILSILSEVLSYLQLFDEAASYSKQMVDGYVKLYHPNNAQLGMALMRAGVTHWHAGLIEVGHGMICKAYAILLVTHGSTHPITKDLEAMRIQSEMELRMFQQNEFMYYKMREAALQNQQIQVMPEPTNEISPGIFQKKQ
- the SMYD1 gene encoding histone-lysine N-methyltransferase SMYD1 isoform X2, translating into METVEVFSTENKGRGLKAAKEFWAGDVIFAERAYAAVVFDSLTHLVCHTCFKRHAKLHRCGQCKFAHYCDRTCQKDAWVNHKSECSAIKKHGKAPNENIRLAARIMWRIEKEGGGLTEGCLVSIDNLQNHVEHFGEEEKKELRIDVESFLEFWPPESKQFGMQYISHILGVINCNGFTLSDQRGLQAVGVGIFPNLCLANHDCWPNCTVIFNNGKIELRALGKISVGEELTVSYVDFLNVSEDRKQLLKKQYYFDCTCEHCQKGIKDDLMLAVKEGNEKPSQEAVKDTIQFSKDTMEKIETARSEGIYHEVVKLCRGCLEKQEPVLGETNLHLLRILSILSEVLSYLQLFDEAASYSKQMVDGYVKLYHPNNAQLGMALMRAGVTHWHAGLIEVGHGMICKAYAILLVTHGSTHPITKDLEAMRIQSEMELRMFQQNEFMYYKMREAALQNQQIQVMPEPTNEISPGIFQKKQ